In a genomic window of Callithrix jacchus isolate 240 chromosome 22, calJac240_pri, whole genome shotgun sequence:
- the MRPL4 gene encoding large ribosomal subunit protein uL4m, whose translation MLQLVRAGVRVWFRPTSCRALSSLAEEAAPPTEKPEQVASEGLPEPVLRKVEFPVPPFRRPVQAWVESLRGFEQEHVGLADLHPDVFATAPRLDILHQVAIWQKNFKRISYAKTKTRAEVRGGGRKPWPQKGSGRARHGSIRSPLWRGGGVAHGPRGPTSYYYMLPMKVRALGLKVALTVKLAQDDLHIVDSLELPTPDPQYLTDLARYRRWGDSVLLVNLTHEEMPQSIVEAASRLKTFTLIPAVGLNVYSMLKHQTLVLTLPTIAFLEDKLLWQDVRYRLLYPLSLPYSDFP comes from the exons ATGCTGCAGTTGGTCCGGGCTGGGGTGCGGGTCTGGTTTCGCCCTACGAGCTGCCGG GCCCTGAGTTCACTGGCGGAAGAGGCAGCGCCTCCGACCGAGAAGCCGGAGCAAGTGGCGAGCGAGG GTCTCCCGGAGCCGGTGCTGCGCAAAGTCGAGTTCCCGGTACCCCCTTTTCGACGCCCGGTACAGGCCTGGGTCGAGTCCCTGCGGGGCTTCGAGCAGGAGCACGTGGGCCTGGCCGACCTGCACCCTGATGTTTTCGCCACCGCGCCCAG GCTGGATATCCTGCACCAGGTTGCCATATGGCAGAAGAACTTCAAGAGAATT AGCTATGCCAAGACCAAGACGAGGGCCGAGGTGCGGGGCGGTGGCCGAAAGCCCTGGCCACAGAAAGGCAGTGGGCGGGCCCGGCATGGCAGCATCCGTTCTCCGCTCTGGCGAGGAG GAGGCGTTGCCCACGGCCCCCGGGGCCCCACGAGTTACTACTACATGCTGCCTATGAAGGTGCGGGCCCTGGGCCTCAAAGTGGCACTGACCGTCAAGCTGGCCCAG GACGACCTGCACATTGTGGACTCCTTAGAGCTGCCGACCCCAGACCCCCAGTACCTGACAGACCTGGCCCGCTACCGCCGCTGGGGGGACTCCGTGCTCCTCGTGAACTT GACACACGAGGAGATGCCACAGAGCATCGTGGAAGCCGCCTCTAGGCTCAAGACCTTCACCCTGATCCCAGCTGTTG GCCTAAACGTGTACAGCATGCTCAAGCACCAGACCCTGGTCCTGACGCTGCCCACCATCGCCTTCCTGGAGGACAAGCTGCTCTGGCAGGACGTGCGCTACAGGCTGCTCTACCCCCTCAGCCTGCCCTACAGCGACTTTCCCTGA